Proteins encoded in a region of the Neodiprion virginianus isolate iyNeoVirg1 chromosome 2, iyNeoVirg1.1, whole genome shotgun sequence genome:
- the LOC124298973 gene encoding serine protease filzig, translated as MVPRRNMKAYVFLTILVTTSAFSVSYVPQAKGRKLFGGYRIVPKVCQPTHPTRIVSNEPAVCMFNHECTRRSGEVVGACMDGFLFGACCQLPSERPAEELYETGPSTAGLQNIYEVDHVPDMPILLNPDGTPMGIVPSQVPSQGQNSQTTVVDGSDIRRPDIPTLSEVLGAGGNMNVKISTFRPPSSTLHHTSSTQDKTKTPQVDVSHLESDFSALLQQQSNLDDLRLPGLITHSASNNNIQNSQNPGDIDTVTTFLNPDQVLQIADPVDQLPVLFSQGIGNNNHSSPDTILLNENGSLFTESNNPDDLFIPGSISLSKPNSGTDQSNIHRPNTQKLPDAMMQKVEEVTQKVEALTQKIATEMESSLTPSIAHGISTKKVPTVTERPNNAQQMSSVTYELYSLPSRPQRPNAKPPGLGHEKPVSVHSTSTINSNLLKASSKSPEEDHLVTGADEVMSEKNTKYISTAKNGPTTPMSPTTYAQEDELIRVPTITYETQSGNKKHDVLDHEENSINHIISLLNDSNPTPEPEPLPEPNSHPDPHDDDSGIQTWASIDGTSVGPPEIKFPSVRPSARPDATTVTFPYTFYKPNQGSVYYDYEVTQHAENPDKADTHDTPVKTYTPISSTQGTYNTGSSTQNIYSNRPSTNPPAPTVIVLGPLGTEYVTKGDHKTPPRRPPTTAEPVASKKPAFSTTITHNINTVISTNNMESNNTRVVSSSYISVDLKDGATSTKPIVVNSETTVKPAGTPQTVRPTVHQAVDSQRPDATVYYEIETKKPPISPVTLSTWSEKPAFHLKPSYSQPGSGSVTWPQETIIAHNPIIFKDPIFVSNEGIATPVSPEDETTAPDDFNNFPPVRNPNLNMSVPSSQQEKPTIVESFNQTFYPDFQNIDENDIPTPAFIEDDVLGNKVDVFVNKIVESLQDNFDDLGDVVYKKKTNTTTQSPAQPTVSQKPPITVTTKKPIRRPTVSSSPSPTKKPTPTKRPPTRLSTTTQKTVTVSTKPTRPLKVSTTKPKPATPSATTTKPPQTVSKRPKPVRKPTVPTTTNTEFSSIETERPVVSSTEISASSHKPNYERDCGVRPLMKTGRIVGGKAAKFGEWPWQVLVREATWLGLFTKNKCGGVLITNKYVTTAAHCQPGFLASLVAVLGEFDITGEHETKRSVSRNVKRVIVHRNYDPATFENDLAILEMETPVAFDMHIVPICMPDDGADFTGRMATVTGWGRLKYNGGVPSVLQEVEVPIMENKVCQEMFQTIGHRKLILDSFLCAGYANGQRDSCEGDSGGPLMLQRSDGRWELAGTVSHGIKCAAPYLPGVYMRTTYFKPWLHSITGV; from the exons ATGGTTCCGAGAAGAAACATGAAAGCGTACGTCTTCCTCACAATCTTAGTGACGACATCCGCCTTCTCGGTGTCCTACGTGCCTCAAGCAAAAG GCAGAAAATTGTTCGGTGGATACAGGATAGTTCCCAAAGTATGCCAACCCACACACCCAACTAGAATTGTCTCAAACGAACCAGCCGTTTGCATGTTCAACCATGAATGCACACGAAGAAGTGGCGAAGTTGTTGGTGCATGTATGGACGGATTTCTGTTCGGCGCTTGCTGCCAGCTGCCTTCCGAACGACCGGCTGAAGAATTATATGAGACTGGCCCGAGTACCGCAGGACTCCAAAATATCTATGAAGTTGATCACGTTCCCGACATGCCGATTCTTCTGAATCCTGACGGAACTCCAATGGGGATAGTACCTTCGCAAGTTCCCAGTCAAGGACAAAATAGTCAAACAACTGTCGTAGATGGTTCCGACATAAGAAGACCAGACATACCAACACTCTCAGAGGTTCTTGGAGCTGGAGGAAATATGAAtgttaaaatttcaacgtttaGACCACCTTCGTCAACCCTTCATCACACTAGCAGTACTcaagataaaacaaaaactccTCAAGTTGACGTGAGTCATCTTGAATCTGACTTTTCTGCTCTCTTACAACAGCAAAGCAACTTGGACGATTTGCGGCTACCTGGACTAATCACCCATTCAGCTTCCAACAATAATATTCAGAATAGTCAAAACCCAGGAGACATTGACACCGTAACAACCTTTTTAAATCCTGATCAAGTCTTGCAAATTGCTGATCCGGTCGATCAGTTGCCTGTTTTGTTTTCGCAGGGAATTGGTAATAACAACCATTCAAGTCCCGATACGATATTACTGAATGAGAATGGTAGCTTATTTACCGAAAGTAATAATCCCGATGACCTCTTCATACCGGGATCTATTTCTTTATCAAAGCCTAATAGTGGAACTGATCAGTCAAATATCCACAGGCCAAACACTCAGAAGCTTCCTGACGCAATGATGCAAAAAGTTGAAGAAGTTACTCAGAAGGTAGAAGCTTTGACTCAGAAAATCGCCACCGAAATGGAGTCGTCTCTTACTCCATCGATCGCTCACGGCATTTCAACCAAGAAGGTTCCTACGGTAACTGAGAGACCCAACAATGCGCAACAAATGTCATCTGTAACTTACGAACTGTACTCGCTGCCTTCAAGACCGCAGAGGCCAAACGCAAAGCCGCCTGGGCTGGGGCACGAAAAACCTGTCAGCGTCCACAGTACCTCAACAATAAACAGTAACTTGTTGAAAGCATCGTCAAAATCTCCGGAGGAAGATCATTTGGTCACAGGGGCAGACGAAGTAATGTCAGAAAAGAATACCAAGTACATTTCAACCGCGAAGAATGGTCCTACCACTCCAATGTCACCAACAACGTATGCACAAGAAGATGAGTTGATTAGAGTACCAACAATCACATACGAAACTCAATCTGGGAACAAAAAACACGATGTTCTTGACCACGAAGAGAATTCGATTAATCACATCATATCACTGTTAAACGATAGTAACCCAACCCCAGAACCTGAACCCCTTCCCGAGCCCAATTCCCATCCTGACCCCCATGACGACGATTCTGGCATACAAACATGGGCGAGCATTGACGGAACGTCCGTCGGACCACCAGAAATCAAGTTTCCTTCTGTTCGTCCATCTGCTCGGCCTGATGCGACAACAGTCACTTTTCCATACACTTTTTACAAACCCAATCAAGGTTCGGTATATTACGATTATGAGGTAACTCAACATGCCGAGAATCCTGACAAAGCGGATACTCACGATACTCCTGTGAAGACTTATACACCGATATCATCTACTCAGGGAACGTACAACACTGGTTCATCTACTCAAAATATATACTCAAACAGACCATCTACTAATCCACCTGCGCCAACTGTGATCGTTTTGGGTCCCCTGGGAACTGAATATGTTACGAAAGGTGACCATAAAACACCTCCACGACGGCCCCCGACTACTGCCGAGCCTGTTGCTTCAAAGAAACCCGCCTTTTCAACAACTATAACGCACAACATAAACACGGTCATATCGACCAACAACATGGAGTCCAATAACACACGAGTAGTATCCTCCAGTTACATAAGCGTTGACTTGAAAGACGGTGCCACGAGTACAAAGCCCATCGTCGTCAACAGCGAGACCACTGTAAAACCAGCGGGAACACCTCAAACTGTGAGGCCGACGGTTCACCAAGCGGTTGACTCTCAGAGACCGGATGCTACGGTTTATTACGAAATCGAGACCAAAAAGCCTCCAATATCACCCGTAACTCTTTCCACGTGGTCAGAGAAGCCAGCTTTCCATCTTAAACCGTCATACAGTCAGCCTGGTTCTGGGTCTGTCACCTGGCCCCAGGAAACTATAATTGCACACAATCCAATAATCTTTAAAGACCCGATCTTTGTAAGTAATGAAGGAATTGCTACGCCAGTGAGTCCGGAAGACGAGACAACGGCTCCTGATGATTTCAATAACTTCCCACCAGTCAGGAATCCGAACCTAAACATGTCTGTTCCATCCTCGCAACAGGAAAAACCCACGATTGTTGAATCGTTCAATCAAACTTTTTATCCCGATTTCCAAAACATTGACGAGAATGATATCCCAACGCCAGCCTTTATCGAAGACGATGTTCTAGGAAACAAGGTTGATGTCTTTGTCAATAAGATTGTTGAGTCGCTTCAGGATAACTTCGACGACTTGGGTGATGTAGTTTACAAGAAAAAGACAAACACGACAACGCAAAGTCCTGCTCAACCCACAGTTAGTCAAAAACCACCCATCACTGTCACCACGAAGAAGCCAATTCGTAGACCAACAGTTTCGTCATCTCCATCCCCCACCAAGAAGCCGACTCCCACTAAACGACCGCCAACACGCTTGTCTACGACAACCCAAAAGACTGTGACTGTTTCCACCAAACCTACTCGACCCCTAAAAGTTTCGACGACTAAACCGAAGCCAGCTACACCAAGTGCCACGACCACAAAACCACCACAAACCGTCAGCAAGAGACCAAAACCAGTCAGGAAGCCAACTGTGCCGACTACCACAAATACGGAATTCAGTTCTATAGAGACTGAAAGGCCTGTAGTGAGTTCTACCGAAATAAGCGCCAGCAGTCATAAACCAAATTATGAAAGAG ATTGCGGCGTTAGGCCGTTGATGAAAACAGGGAGAATCGTTGGAGGAAAAGCAGCCAAGTTTGGCGAATGGCCCTGGCAAGTTCTCGTACGTGAGGCAACTTGGTTGGGATTattcacaaaaaataaatgtggCGGTGTACTTATCACAAACAAATATGTCACCACCGCTGCCCACTGTCAACCAGG ATTCCTGGCATCGCTTGTGGCAGTACTCGGCGAGTTTGATATCACCGGCGAACACGAGACAAAGCGTAGCGTATCTCGGAACGTTAAACGAGTTATTGTTCACCGTAACTACGACCCAGCAACCTTCGAAAATGATTTGGCTATTCTGGAGATGGAAACACCAGTAGCATTCGATATGCACATAGTTCCGATTTGCATGCCAGATGACGGCGCAGACTTTACTGGAAGAATGGCTACAGTCACTGGATGGGGGAGACTTAAATACA ATGGCGGAGTTCCTTCCGTTCTACAAGAGGTCGAAGTGCCGATTATGGAAAATAAAGTTTGTCAAGAGATGTTCCAGACCATCGGTCATCGGAAGCTCATTCTTGACAGCTTTTTGTGCGCAGGTTACGCCAATGGACAAAGGGATTCCTGTGAG GGTGACAGTGGCGGACCTCTGATGCTACAACGTTCCGACGGCAGGTGGGAATTGGCGGGGACTGTTTCCCACGGCATCAAGTGCGCTGCTCCCTATCTTCCTGGTGTTTACATGAGAACAACTTACTTTAAGCCATGGCTGCACAGTATTACTGGTGTCTGA